The following coding sequences lie in one Sporocytophaga myxococcoides DSM 11118 genomic window:
- a CDS encoding DNA/RNA non-specific endonuclease: protein MFKVKSKHKVSFNEMKRLGDIINGTEAKAEEVLYTKAEKLKGREGYNPDFLEDWTIDLPKATGIKANDMLKLKDVDDVELKYTHFSIIMSRSRKMSMITGVNIDGNQSQKIGRSDKWYLDSRIETNQQFGNELYQNNRFDRGHMVRREDPVWGDDAATANLDTFHYTNACPQIDVFNQHTWLGLENYILQNARVYQMKVSVFTGPFFTNNDITYKDARIPDAYWKVIAFLKEDGTPSATAYKISQEKELSDMEFIYGPYKTYQVSIREVMMDTNLDFEALEQYDGFSQHEIMSSLNNFKREIRNFNDIML from the coding sequence ATGTTCAAAGTAAAATCAAAACACAAAGTCTCTTTCAATGAAATGAAAAGACTTGGGGATATTATTAATGGCACTGAAGCAAAAGCTGAAGAGGTACTTTACACAAAAGCTGAAAAATTAAAAGGAAGAGAAGGGTACAATCCCGACTTTCTTGAAGACTGGACAATAGACCTTCCCAAGGCAACTGGAATAAAGGCCAATGATATGTTAAAATTAAAAGACGTTGATGATGTTGAATTGAAATATACCCACTTCTCCATTATTATGTCCCGCTCCCGTAAAATGTCAATGATTACCGGTGTTAATATTGATGGTAATCAATCACAAAAAATAGGACGATCAGATAAATGGTATCTGGATAGCAGAATTGAAACAAACCAGCAATTTGGAAATGAGCTTTATCAAAACAACAGGTTCGACAGAGGACATATGGTAAGAAGGGAAGATCCTGTATGGGGAGATGATGCAGCGACTGCAAACCTGGATACTTTCCACTACACCAATGCATGCCCTCAGATTGATGTGTTTAATCAACATACTTGGCTGGGACTTGAAAATTACATCCTTCAAAATGCCAGAGTATATCAGATGAAAGTATCCGTTTTCACAGGTCCTTTTTTCACAAACAATGATATTACATATAAGGATGCACGAATTCCAGACGCTTACTGGAAGGTAATAGCATTTTTAAAGGAAGATGGTACTCCTTCTGCTACAGCCTATAAGATAAGCCAGGAAAAAGAACTATCTGATATGGAATTTATATATGGCCCCTACAAAACCTATCAAGTCAGTATAAGAGAAGTGATGATGGATACAAATTTAGATTTTGAAGCTTTGGAACAATATGATGGATTTTCTCAGCATGAAATAATGTCTTCTCTTAATAATTTTAAGAGAGAGATAAGAAATTTTAATGATATAATGTTGTAA
- a CDS encoding TonB-dependent receptor plug domain-containing protein, with translation MIFVKRNTYRGLSFAVFFFLISFRINAQKVTINDGISQAPLEGVFISDHQKQIYTTSNSKGQADISQFEQSDSIRFQLVGYKPYVISFINLSASGFKVLLSEETGLIDGIVVSGSKFEENRKDIPRQIQVINSGEMQFASQETTADVLQNTGNVFVQRSQMGGGSPIMRGFEANKVLMVVDGIRMNNAVYRGGHLQNVITLDNSVIERTELLFGPGSVIYGSDALGGVMSFYTKRPVLSGSKGKTFASANAYTRYSSANSEKTGHIDLNIGFNKIASLTSFTYSDFDDLRQGGDRRAAYKDFGKRNFYVERIGGKDSVLTNSNPDIQKQSGYKQYDFLQKILFSPSSKVTHTLNFQYSTSSDIPRYDRLAQFSGKPAYAEWFYGPQKRLLGSYHLDLNEKTAFYDKARIILAYQKIEESRYDRRFNKEVRNSRIEKLDIYSFNLDMEKAVKKNEFRYGLEVNYNRVGSSAYGESVVTGIRTPLDTRYPNGGSSMRTIAGYLTHSIELNKKLILSEGVRYSNVELKANFGEKTFFPFPYSDIKQTNGALNGNIGLVFLPEKSWRLSVFGSTGFRSPNVDDLSKVFESVPGNVIVPNPNLKPEYTYNGELTIAKSLSNRIHLEGTAFYTWYTNAITTKFGRFNGQDSILYDGKMSRVQTSVNAGKAYIYGGNFTLYAEITKNVVLANTFNYTYGRIKTDSSDYPLDHIPPAFGRSSVNVKVKRFRGEFFVLYNGWKRIKNYNLVGEDNIAQATSDGMPSWYTLNIRTAFEVNKYIQLQFSAENLLDRNYRIFASGISAPGRNFLVTLRVKV, from the coding sequence ATGATCTTTGTTAAAAGAAATACCTATAGAGGGTTAAGTTTTGCTGTATTTTTTTTCTTGATTAGTTTCAGAATAAATGCGCAGAAAGTAACTATCAATGATGGGATTAGTCAAGCACCACTTGAAGGTGTATTTATTAGTGATCATCAAAAACAGATTTATACAACGTCCAATTCTAAAGGTCAGGCCGATATCTCTCAGTTTGAACAATCTGATAGTATACGGTTTCAACTTGTGGGGTATAAGCCGTATGTTATCAGTTTTATCAATTTAAGTGCTTCAGGATTTAAAGTGCTATTATCTGAAGAAACCGGGTTGATAGACGGAATAGTAGTTTCAGGTAGTAAGTTTGAAGAGAACAGAAAGGATATTCCAAGACAGATACAAGTTATAAATTCCGGCGAAATGCAATTCGCGAGCCAGGAAACCACTGCGGATGTTCTCCAGAACACAGGAAATGTATTTGTACAAAGGAGTCAGATGGGAGGGGGAAGTCCAATTATGAGAGGGTTTGAAGCAAATAAGGTATTAATGGTTGTTGACGGTATCAGGATGAATAATGCTGTATACAGGGGAGGGCATTTGCAAAATGTAATTACCCTTGATAATAGTGTTATAGAAAGAACAGAATTGTTGTTTGGACCTGGATCTGTTATTTATGGCAGTGATGCTTTGGGAGGTGTAATGAGTTTCTACACTAAAAGACCAGTTTTATCAGGAAGTAAAGGCAAAACTTTCGCCAGTGCCAATGCCTATACCAGATATTCGTCTGCCAATTCTGAAAAGACAGGACATATTGATTTAAATATAGGTTTTAATAAAATTGCTTCACTTACAAGTTTTACATATTCTGATTTTGATGATTTAAGACAGGGTGGAGATAGGAGAGCGGCATACAAAGATTTTGGTAAAAGAAACTTTTATGTAGAAAGGATAGGAGGTAAGGATTCTGTTTTAACTAATAGTAATCCTGATATTCAAAAACAGTCAGGGTACAAACAGTATGATTTTTTACAAAAGATATTATTCTCACCTTCATCAAAAGTTACACATACATTAAATTTTCAATATTCCACTAGCTCAGATATACCACGTTATGACAGACTGGCTCAGTTTAGCGGTAAGCCTGCTTATGCTGAATGGTTCTATGGTCCTCAGAAAAGATTATTGGGATCGTATCATCTGGATTTGAACGAGAAGACAGCTTTTTATGATAAAGCCAGAATCATACTTGCCTATCAGAAAATTGAAGAAAGCCGTTATGACAGAAGATTTAACAAAGAGGTTAGAAATAGCAGGATAGAAAAGCTGGACATCTATTCATTTAATCTTGATATGGAAAAGGCAGTGAAAAAGAATGAATTCCGCTATGGCCTAGAAGTGAATTATAATAGGGTAGGTTCTTCTGCATATGGTGAGAGTGTAGTAACAGGGATAAGAACTCCGCTAGATACAAGATATCCTAATGGGGGTTCATCAATGAGAACTATTGCCGGATATCTAACTCATAGCATTGAGCTTAATAAAAAACTTATCTTATCAGAAGGTGTCAGATACAGTAATGTAGAATTGAAAGCCAACTTTGGAGAGAAGACTTTTTTCCCATTCCCTTATTCCGATATCAAGCAAACGAATGGAGCTTTAAATGGAAATATCGGACTTGTTTTTCTTCCTGAAAAGTCCTGGAGGTTATCTGTATTTGGCTCAACCGGCTTTCGCTCTCCTAATGTAGATGATCTAAGTAAAGTGTTTGAGTCCGTGCCAGGTAATGTCATTGTACCAAATCCAAATTTAAAACCGGAGTATACTTACAATGGAGAGTTGACTATAGCAAAATCATTATCCAATAGAATTCATCTGGAAGGGACAGCCTTTTATACCTGGTATACCAATGCTATAACAACAAAGTTTGGTAGGTTCAATGGACAAGACTCTATTCTATATGATGGCAAGATGAGCAGAGTGCAAACAAGTGTCAATGCAGGTAAAGCATATATTTATGGTGGGAATTTTACCCTCTATGCTGAGATAACTAAAAACGTTGTATTGGCCAATACATTTAATTATACATATGGAAGAATTAAAACTGATTCTTCTGACTATCCTCTGGATCATATTCCTCCGGCATTCGGAAGAAGTTCAGTCAATGTAAAAGTGAAAAGGTTCAGAGGAGAGTTTTTTGTTTTGTATAATGGATGGAAAAGGATAAAGAATTACAATTTGGTGGGTGAAGACAACATTGCCCAGGCAACTTCCGATGGTATGCCTTCATGGTATACCCTTAACATCAGAACAGCCTTTGAAGTAAATAAGTATATTCAGCTTCAGTTTTCTGCTGAGAATTTATTAGATAGAAATTATAGAATTTTTGCTTCTGGCATTAGTGCTCCTGGTAGAAATTTTTTGGTAACACTCAGAGTTAAAGTTTAA
- a CDS encoding Ig-like domain-containing protein, translating into MKPLLRFALIILLLSAYPLFTRAQKWEPVGYEFPLNRMGQINGIERVTQLKFHPTDPKILYGMTAMGGLFISNDEGVNWSPTGTDNLPFCRLSSVCIDYTNTRTMYIGTGDPNYYSTNESIGIYKTIDGGQTWTSSSSGLGNALAVELLMSPTNNNVLIAATNDGIWKSTNAGATWTVKKSGGNFTDMIFKPGAGSTTIYAASFNEFWVSNNMGDTWTQISLPTTTGISNGGRIGVTPANPNIVYLSFVGLHLETDDVPYLQEETPILKSTNSGSSFTVIKPAGSPNLNGYSADDGGQGNYNYDITVDPLNSNTLYAVGHVVWKSTDGGATWTQMSEWANKVHTDMRHIVFSPFDATKLYNANDGGIWVSTDGGWGWTQKSDGLAGLEIYHAAASPIKRAVLNVGTQDNGEVTFDGKNWVTIGGGDYGDRLSFGYYSWDEVYSHNGNGSRKILSTGNSSSLSFPFTSNQGGNDVEMEFTALNPNLAFIGQNDLYRTTTLGSSPSWTKINSTTFGSIKALALSPTDANVLYVVTADGKIRRSDNAQAATPSFVTYNTPAPVNVMASVTVIKSNTNIVYMSCGSRVFRSADRAATWTEITGSLPLVNIFKIHHDAFSTDESVYVGTAKAVYYRNSGMSSWLNYSAGLPTVADINDFMMFNDGTQNSELYVAFKGRGVWRSSLYGKLPVLREPENPAIAVNGLSYKYYEGTWSFMPNFNSLATVKTGSVTNFDLTPRNKDGQIGFVYTGYVNVPSDGQYTFYTSSDDGSQLFIGKTLIVNNDGEHAVTEKSGSLGLKAGKHAITVYYFNNQPSIGLSISYSGPGITKQVIPTTELFRNPDAIACTGTGSITREYWASVEGKSVDLIPVSTTPTSQTNVTAVEEVVNQANNFGVRQRGYICAPYTGAYKFWIGGDESTELWLSSSTSPATKVRIAYAEKTTGLRDWFRYPTQESATINLVAGQKYYIEALQKEGDGDDNLSYGWQLPTGEFERPIPASRLSPMDFTNKIPVVSITSPASKSIVLAASNITVNVTATDADGSIAKVEFYKDGVKVGEDLTSPYTLTLTNVASGSFNIVAAATDNLGVVGASQAIAVKVLDLRNPENPTNTLSGLDYAYYEGSWSNLPNFSALTAAETGTVTNFDLSPRNRDDNFAFSFKGFVNVPADGLYTFYTDSDDGSRLYIGNELVVDNDGLHGAGTHASGVVALKTGKHAITVNFFEQGGDESINVYYESSAIAKQLIPAASLFRVLPGVPPTVSITAPLNNATYTAPASVTINATAADSDGSITKVEFYQGTTKLGEDLTSPYSYSWTNVTAGAYVLKAVAFDNSGASTTSSLINITVSSGNVAPTVSITAPLNNATFTAPASVTINANASDSDGSISKVEFYQGTTKLGEDLTSPYSYSWTSVAFGTYTLKAIAYDNASASTTSSLINITVSSGNVAPTVSITAPLNNATFTAPASVTINANASDSDGSISKVEFYQGTTKLGEDLTSPYSYSWTSVAAGAYTLKAIAYDNASASTTSSLINITVSSGNVAPTVSVTAPLNNATFTAPASVTINANASDSDGSISKVEFYQGTTKLGEDLTSPYSYSWTNVAAGAYTLKAIAYDNSSASTTSSLVNITVSGTSTADIIGPDCGTVNGSAQLELNSVNTVGATNYSWYANTSVQSITPVSGQPYKVNLLYGSSFTGGQFCVGVNYSGAPYYKQFCKNITVCTSLKVDGHEEETAALVIAPNPSEELFTIKPGKSVAQITVTDASGHITFTQSEVEKGKVVEFGKEFSAGIYAVTVKYKDGSSESVKVIKK; encoded by the coding sequence ATGAAACCACTATTACGATTTGCATTAATAATTTTACTATTAAGCGCTTATCCCTTATTCACAAGAGCTCAGAAATGGGAACCTGTAGGTTATGAATTCCCTCTGAACAGAATGGGTCAGATCAATGGAATTGAAAGGGTAACTCAATTAAAATTTCACCCTACAGATCCGAAAATCCTTTATGGAATGACGGCTATGGGTGGTCTTTTTATAAGTAATGATGAAGGTGTTAACTGGTCACCTACAGGCACAGATAATTTGCCTTTCTGTCGCTTGTCAAGTGTTTGCATAGATTACACCAATACAAGGACAATGTACATCGGTACCGGAGATCCTAATTATTACAGCACAAATGAAAGCATTGGCATCTATAAAACTATAGATGGTGGACAGACATGGACCAGCAGCAGCAGCGGTCTGGGAAATGCTTTGGCAGTGGAGCTCTTAATGTCACCTACCAATAACAATGTTCTGATTGCAGCTACCAATGATGGTATCTGGAAGTCAACCAATGCGGGTGCTACATGGACTGTTAAAAAGAGCGGAGGTAACTTTACGGATATGATCTTCAAGCCAGGAGCAGGATCTACTACTATTTATGCCGCTAGCTTCAATGAGTTCTGGGTTTCCAACAATATGGGCGATACATGGACACAGATATCTTTACCTACAACTACTGGTATCAGCAATGGAGGAAGGATAGGAGTGACACCTGCCAATCCTAATATAGTCTATTTAAGCTTTGTTGGTCTGCATCTGGAAACGGATGATGTTCCTTATTTGCAGGAAGAAACTCCTATTTTAAAATCTACAAACAGCGGCTCATCTTTTACTGTAATCAAACCGGCGGGCTCTCCAAATTTGAATGGTTATAGTGCCGATGACGGAGGACAAGGCAATTATAACTACGACATAACTGTAGATCCCCTGAATAGCAATACACTTTATGCTGTGGGGCACGTTGTCTGGAAATCAACAGATGGAGGTGCTACCTGGACTCAGATGAGCGAATGGGCAAATAAAGTACATACAGATATGCGTCATATTGTGTTTTCTCCATTTGATGCTACCAAACTTTACAATGCCAATGATGGTGGGATCTGGGTAAGCACTGACGGAGGATGGGGCTGGACACAAAAAAGCGATGGCCTTGCTGGTCTTGAGATCTACCATGCTGCTGCCAGTCCGATTAAAAGAGCAGTGCTGAATGTTGGTACACAAGATAACGGAGAAGTCACATTTGATGGTAAAAATTGGGTAACTATTGGCGGTGGAGATTATGGAGACCGCTTATCTTTTGGTTATTACAGCTGGGACGAAGTTTATTCTCATAATGGAAACGGTTCAAGGAAAATCCTTTCAACAGGAAATTCTTCATCTCTGAGTTTTCCGTTTACTTCAAATCAAGGAGGAAATGACGTTGAAATGGAATTTACTGCCTTAAATCCTAACCTGGCATTCATTGGTCAGAATGACCTTTACAGGACAACAACTCTGGGATCTTCACCAAGCTGGACGAAAATAAACTCCACTACTTTTGGTAGTATTAAAGCTTTGGCTTTATCTCCGACGGATGCGAATGTTTTGTATGTGGTAACTGCTGATGGTAAGATAAGAAGAAGCGACAATGCTCAGGCAGCTACACCATCCTTTGTTACTTATAATACACCTGCTCCTGTAAATGTGATGGCAAGTGTTACAGTTATAAAAAGCAATACTAATATTGTTTATATGAGCTGCGGAAGCCGCGTCTTCAGATCTGCAGACAGAGCTGCTACATGGACGGAGATAACAGGTTCTTTACCATTGGTGAACATATTTAAAATTCATCACGATGCCTTTAGTACTGATGAGTCTGTTTATGTAGGTACAGCAAAAGCTGTTTATTATAGAAACTCAGGTATGTCTTCATGGCTGAACTATTCTGCAGGTCTTCCGACTGTTGCAGATATTAATGATTTCATGATGTTTAATGATGGAACTCAGAATTCAGAGCTTTATGTCGCATTTAAAGGTAGAGGAGTTTGGAGGTCTTCTTTATACGGAAAACTACCTGTATTAAGAGAACCGGAAAATCCAGCGATAGCTGTAAATGGCCTTTCTTATAAATATTATGAAGGTACATGGAGCTTTATGCCTAACTTTAATTCTCTTGCCACTGTAAAAACCGGTTCTGTGACTAATTTTGATCTTACTCCAAGAAACAAAGATGGTCAGATTGGTTTTGTGTATACAGGTTATGTGAATGTTCCTTCAGATGGACAATATACTTTCTACACTTCTTCAGATGATGGAAGTCAGTTGTTTATAGGAAAGACACTTATTGTTAACAATGATGGGGAACATGCGGTTACAGAGAAATCAGGAAGCCTTGGATTAAAAGCTGGTAAACATGCTATTACTGTTTATTATTTCAATAATCAGCCTTCTATTGGTCTGTCAATTAGCTATTCTGGTCCTGGCATAACCAAGCAGGTAATTCCGACAACTGAACTTTTCAGAAATCCGGATGCTATTGCCTGTACAGGAACTGGCTCAATAACGAGAGAATATTGGGCATCAGTTGAAGGTAAATCAGTAGATTTGATTCCTGTATCTACAACTCCAACTTCACAAACCAACGTGACTGCTGTGGAAGAAGTAGTAAATCAGGCTAACAATTTTGGTGTACGTCAAAGAGGTTATATCTGTGCTCCTTATACCGGTGCATATAAGTTTTGGATTGGAGGCGATGAAAGCACAGAATTATGGCTAAGCTCCAGCACAAGTCCTGCAACCAAAGTCAGAATTGCATATGCTGAAAAAACTACAGGTCTGAGAGACTGGTTCAGATATCCGACTCAGGAATCTGCTACTATTAACCTTGTAGCTGGCCAGAAATATTATATAGAGGCCTTGCAAAAAGAAGGTGATGGTGATGATAATTTATCCTATGGATGGCAATTGCCGACAGGAGAATTTGAAAGACCGATTCCTGCAAGCAGACTTTCGCCAATGGATTTTACCAATAAAATTCCAGTAGTTTCCATCACTTCTCCTGCTTCCAAGTCAATTGTACTTGCGGCTTCAAACATCACTGTAAATGTTACTGCTACAGATGCTGATGGCTCAATCGCAAAAGTAGAGTTTTATAAGGATGGAGTTAAGGTAGGCGAAGATCTAACCAGTCCATATACATTAACGCTTACAAATGTTGCATCAGGAAGTTTCAATATCGTGGCTGCTGCTACAGACAACCTTGGAGTTGTAGGTGCTTCTCAGGCGATTGCAGTTAAAGTTCTTGATCTTAGAAATCCTGAAAATCCGACAAACACTTTGTCTGGATTGGATTATGCTTATTATGAAGGCAGCTGGTCGAACCTTCCGAATTTCAGTGCTCTTACGGCTGCTGAGACCGGAACAGTAACTAACTTTGACCTCAGTCCAAGAAACAGAGACGATAACTTTGCATTTAGCTTTAAAGGTTTTGTAAATGTTCCTGCAGATGGTCTTTATACCTTTTATACTGACTCAGATGACGGAAGCAGATTGTATATTGGGAATGAACTTGTTGTAGATAATGACGGGCTACATGGTGCCGGAACACATGCATCAGGAGTAGTTGCTCTGAAAACAGGTAAGCATGCCATCACTGTGAATTTCTTTGAGCAAGGTGGCGATGAGTCAATCAATGTTTATTATGAAAGTTCAGCGATTGCCAAACAACTTATTCCTGCCGCTAGTCTGTTTAGAGTACTTCCAGGAGTTCCTCCTACAGTGAGCATTACAGCACCATTGAATAATGCGACGTATACTGCTCCAGCTTCCGTAACAATCAATGCAACTGCTGCTGACAGCGATGGCAGTATTACAAAGGTTGAGTTCTATCAGGGAACGACTAAGCTTGGTGAAGACTTAACTTCTCCATACTCTTACAGCTGGACAAATGTAACAGCAGGGGCTTATGTCCTAAAAGCGGTGGCATTTGATAATTCAGGGGCAAGTACTACGTCATCATTGATCAATATTACTGTTTCTTCAGGAAATGTTGCACCAACTGTAAGTATTACAGCACCATTGAACAATGCGACGTTTACAGCGCCAGCATCAGTTACAATCAATGCCAATGCATCCGATAGTGACGGCAGTATCTCAAAAGTGGAGTTTTACCAAGGTACTACAAAACTTGGTGAAGATTTAACTTCTCCATATAGCTACAGCTGGACAAGTGTCGCATTCGGAACTTATACGCTGAAAGCAATTGCTTATGATAACGCTTCTGCAAGTACTACGTCATCATTGATCAATATTACTGTTTCTTCAGGAAATGTTGCACCGACTGTAAGTATTACTGCTCCATTGAACAATGCAACATTTACAGCTCCAGCTTCAGTAACAATCAATGCCAATGCATCTGATAGCGACGGTAGCATTTCAAAAGTTGAGTTTTACCAAGGTACTACCAAACTTGGTGAAGATTTGACATCTCCATATAGCTATAGCTGGACAAGTGTAGCAGCTGGGGCTTATACACTTAAAGCAATTGCTTATGATAATGCTTCTGCAAGTACGACTTCATCGTTGATCAATATTACTGTTTCTTCAGGAAATGTTGCACCGACTGTAAGTGTTACTGCTCCATTGAACAATGCAACATTTACAGCTCCAGCTTCAGTAACAATCAATGCCAATGCATCTGATAGCGACGGTAGCATTTCAAAAGTTGAGTTTTACCAAGGTACTACAAAACTTGGTGAAGATTTGACATCTCCATATAGCTATAGCTGGACGAATGTTGCAGCTGGAGCTTATACGCTGAAAGCAATTGCTTATGATAATTCCAGTGCTAGCACAACTTCTTCACTTGTCAATATAACTGTAAGCGGAACAAGTACGGCTGATATTATCGGTCCAGATTGTGGTACTGTAAATGGTTCTGCACAGCTAGAACTTAATTCTGTTAATACAGTGGGAGCGACAAACTATAGCTGGTATGCTAACACTTCTGTTCAGAGTATAACACCTGTAAGCGGTCAGCCATATAAAGTTAACCTCCTATATGGATCTAGCTTTACTGGAGGACAATTCTGTGTGGGAGTTAATTATAGCGGAGCTCCTTACTATAAGCAATTCTGTAAGAATATAACTGTTTGTACTTCATTAAAAGTTGATGGTCATGAAGAGGAAACAGCCGCTTTGGTTATAGCACCGAACCCTTCAGAAGAACTGTTTACTATTAAGCCAGGTAAATCAGTGGCTCAAATAACAGTTACCGATGCATCAGGCCATATTACTTTCACTCAAAGTGAAGTAGAGAAAGGTAAGGTTGTCGAATTTGGAAAAGAGTTCTCTGCAGGAATTTATGCAGTTACTGTTAAGTATAAGGATGGAAGTTCTGAATCTGTAAAGGTTATTAAGAAATAA
- a CDS encoding response regulator produces MKMRILYLDDEEYNRKSFYANFRTRYEVQLCSSNREVLDLLEQGNQYDIIILDQFTPDITGFDFLYNIKLHYEPVRIVITAHKDNSKLREARREGYIFDYHDKPWLAEDLEEIIQRAVNYIKWKQNVIP; encoded by the coding sequence ATGAAAATGCGAATCCTGTACCTCGACGACGAAGAGTACAACAGAAAATCTTTTTATGCGAACTTCCGCACGCGATACGAAGTTCAGCTCTGCTCTTCAAACAGGGAAGTGCTGGACCTTTTAGAGCAGGGAAATCAATACGACATCATCATTCTGGATCAGTTCACACCTGATATTACAGGCTTTGATTTCTTGTATAACATAAAGCTGCATTACGAACCGGTAAGGATAGTCATCACTGCTCACAAAGACAATAGTAAACTGAGAGAAGCAAGGAGAGAGGGATACATTTTTGATTATCATGACAAGCCATGGCTCGCAGAGGATCTGGAAGAGATCATTCAACGAGCAGTAAATTATATTAAATGGAAGCAGAACGTTATCCCGTAG
- a CDS encoding helix-turn-helix domain-containing protein, producing the protein MTTLGTKIRKLRELKNFKQDHMAELLGISTNAYGKIERDETDVSHDRLEQIAKALDLTVTDILNFDEKMIFNMMHNKDGIYNNGGPFYNQFPEDLKKLYEDKIKLLEEKVEYMQREIERLKEGR; encoded by the coding sequence ATGACAACACTTGGAACCAAGATCAGAAAACTCAGAGAGCTGAAGAATTTTAAGCAGGATCATATGGCTGAGCTGCTCGGCATCAGCACCAATGCTTATGGCAAAATCGAAAGAGATGAAACTGACGTAAGTCATGATCGCCTCGAACAGATTGCAAAGGCTCTGGATCTTACTGTGACTGATATTCTGAATTTTGATGAGAAGATGATATTTAATATGATGCATAATAAGGATGGCATCTATAATAATGGCGGACCTTTTTATAATCAGTTTCCTGAAGATCTGAAGAAGCTTTATGAAGATAAGATAAAGTTACTGGAAGAGAAGGTTGAGTATATGCAGAGAGAGATTGAGAGATTGAAAGAAGGACGATAA
- a CDS encoding VOC family protein — MSKTNLVSLRIITADIKRLVKFFEEVTETKAKWATEDFAEVKSESFTLAIGSTRTLAFFGEGVAQSAANKSIIIEFLVENVDDDYEKIKNLTNEIVQKPTTMPWGNRSLLFRDPDGNLINFFTPVSLEAKEKFA; from the coding sequence ATGAGTAAGACAAATTTAGTATCATTAAGAATAATTACTGCTGACATTAAGCGTTTAGTGAAGTTTTTTGAGGAAGTCACAGAAACAAAAGCTAAGTGGGCAACAGAGGACTTTGCAGAGGTAAAATCTGAGTCTTTCACTTTGGCAATTGGAAGTACACGAACATTAGCATTCTTTGGAGAAGGAGTTGCTCAATCTGCGGCTAATAAAAGTATTATTATAGAGTTCCTTGTTGAGAACGTAGATGATGATTACGAAAAAATTAAAAATTTAACAAACGAAATTGTTCAGAAACCAACAACAATGCCTTGGGGTAATCGTTCGTTATTGTTTCGCGACCCTGACGGGAATTTAATAAATTTTTTTACGCCAGTTAGTCTAGAAGCTAAAGAGAAATTTGCATAA
- a CDS encoding VOC family protein, giving the protein MSKKNLVSLRIITSDIKRLVKFFEKVTETKAKWATEDFAEVKSESFTLAIGSTRTLTFFGEGVAQSAANKSTIIEFLVENVDDEYERIKNLTNEIVQKPTTMPWGNRSLLFRDPDGNLINFFTPVSQEAKEKFA; this is encoded by the coding sequence ATGAGTAAGAAAAATTTAGTATCATTAAGAATAATTACTTCTGACATTAAGCGTTTAGTGAAGTTTTTTGAAAAAGTCACAGAAACAAAAGCTAAGTGGGCAACAGAGGACTTTGCAGAAGTAAAATCGGAGTCTTTCACTTTGGCAATTGGAAGTACACGAACATTAACATTCTTTGGAGAAGGTGTTGCTCAATCTGCGGCTAATAAAAGTACTATTATAGAGTTTCTTGTTGAGAACGTAGATGATGAATACGAAAGAATTAAAAATTTAACAAACGAAATTGTTCAGAAACCGACAACTATGCCTTGGGGTAATCGTTCGTTGTTGTTTCGCGACCCTGACGGGAATTTAATAAATTTTTTTACACCAGTTAGTCAAGAAGCTAAAGAGAAATTTGCATAA
- a CDS encoding winged helix-turn-helix transcriptional regulator, giving the protein MSKISEINSIKDCSTDYVLAIHDTLNVLNGKWKTPIIAQLLFGKKRFTELEKTIPKINPRMLSKELKDLEVNGIINRTVYDTVPVTVEYELTKSGYAYRKVLDVMLEWGLQHRKNIIGKKK; this is encoded by the coding sequence ATGAGTAAAATATCAGAGATAAACAGTATTAAAGACTGTTCAACCGATTACGTTTTGGCAATTCACGATACCTTAAATGTGCTTAATGGAAAGTGGAAAACGCCTATTATAGCGCAATTGCTTTTTGGTAAAAAGCGTTTTACTGAATTGGAAAAGACAATTCCAAAAATAAATCCACGAATGTTGTCTAAGGAATTGAAAGATTTGGAAGTTAACGGTATTATAAATCGGACAGTTTACGACACAGTACCTGTTACAGTAGAGTATGAATTAACAAAGTCTGGGTATGCTTATCGTAAAGTTTTAGATGTGATGTTAGAATGGGGATTACAACATCGAAAAAACATAATCGGAAAGAAAAAATAA